TCGTACGCGTTACGATTCTTCCATCGTCATCTTTATCAAAATAAACAACTTCATTGCTGATATAGGGATTATTATGCGGAGAAAGGTCCCCGTAAAACATCCGGAGACGCCACAACTCCCTCCATTTTAATTTTTTGATCAGTGGGATCTTATTCAGCAAAAATCCCTGCAGCCGATGATCTATAGCAAACTTCACATACCTGTCTGCCGCAAATTCCATGCTATTCATCATAAAATAGTCCACCGTGTGTCGGTCCTGTTCAATCTGAACATTCGGTATTTCTAATAACGGATAAGGCAATGTTCCCCATATTTTACCTACGCCAGCTGTAAGGTCAGCAGTCCCCAGCTGATTCAGAAAAAGGCGCTTGGATACGGCAAACCGCAATGCACTGTAGTTGTACTCTCCTCCGAGAAAACCTTTCACCCCTTGATTATACTGAAGGGTAAAGACAGGATATTTATCAATAATGGGAGTTCGTGTAAGATTTCTATAATAAAAGTTTTCATTTGGTGCCCACCTCAGTTGCATTTCCACATCGTTCGTCACTATACGTGGCAGCGTCTCACCGGCATGAATCCCTGTTTTGTTAAACACAAGTGTACCTGCAGTTTCCCTTCTGAAATAAGTAAATCCGGTACTTACGCTGATATGGTTTCCAAATTCCCAAACATGATTTAATTTATAGGCATCATTGAATAAAAATTTCTCCGGCTTAGTACCACTAAAGGAAGCAAAGAAACTGTCTCCTTTCTTAAAACCAATACCACGTCCCGGCTCCATGACATCATGTTGTACTGTCCCCTCAATATAGTGAGCAGGGAAGGTCGTCACCGATTTATTATTAAGTGAGAATGCGGATCTCAGATAATATTTCATTTTCCTGTCTTTGACTCCATAGGCCAGATAACCCTCCAGGTATACTTTTTCAGAAAGCTGTCCGGTAGTCCGTCCGCCAAACCGGATACGATTTCCTTCGACTTCATTAAAACTATAGGTATACTCAAGCGGTCCGAATTCTACAGGCCCTGCATTATGAAAGCCCTGCGCCAGTAAATAGCCTATAGCCATCAGACGCTTGAAGCTTTTCATATTATTGAGCGAATCGGTATTGGAGTAGACCGTTTGCTCGATCTTATTCAGCGGAATGGGGCGCTGCCGCTCCAAAATAGCCGTATCCTGACTTGCTGAAGCTAGCATTTCAGTAGGAGCTCCTTCAAATATCTTAGCCGGAATCTGGCTTTTAAAATCCCATTTCGAATTGAAGGCAACCCTGCGACCAAATAAAGCATCGTCTTTCCTGCCTCCGAAAAGAATCAACAGATCTGACTTCCGAAGAAACATAAACCCGTCGGCATTAGGATCGTAGTGCAGACTGATCAAAATATCGTTTATCCAGTTTAAATTAGCTTCCTTACCAACAGCAAGTTCAGCCTGCCGCACGGCATACCGGCCATCTGTGGTGACCTGCAATGTACCACTGAACAGGAGATCCTGCTTATTCTTAGGCTCAAATGCCAGCTCTACAAATGTGCCGTCGACCGTCTGTATGGTATCCTGAATATAAAACCGGTAAAACAATTTCGCTTCGTCTGCAATCGGACTTAGAAAAAGTTTATTGATAATAAAAATACTGGGATCATAGATATCAACCGGACGGAACTGATAATTGAGATATTGTTGAATATTGGCATTATTGATATACCGGGGATCAAATTCTGTCTTCTTGTGAGACTTTATAAGCTTCTTATATTTTGAAGGATCTGTCTGTGAGTAGACATCCGAAAGATTTTCTTCCATATACATCGGCAGAAGCGCCTTCCCCTTTATGGATGCAGTATCAAGGTTCTTAAAAATAAATTTCAATTTCCCCATCCGTTTCTCCATTGCCTTTCGAGGATCAACAAGCCCGAACTGAACTTTTTCATACTCTTCAAACTGCACCTGATTTAACGAACGAAGCCGGTTATCTTTTTTATGTTTTATGACAAGATCAATCAACTCCAAAGCCGGATCGTCCTTTTTTGATTTTGATCTTTTGGAAATAGTGACCATTTCCAACATATTATCGGCATAATCCAATTCGACATTAAGTTGTTGCAAGGAATCTTTAGTGATAGGCAGATTAACGGCGGTATAACCCATTGCCCTGAATTGGATAGAAGTCTGATTTTGGTTGGCAAGAATTGCAAAATTACCCGATGTATCAGTAGAAGTCCCCAGGTTTCCAGGGGCTAATACGATAGTCGCACGGGGAATTCCATGTCCTGTGTTCTTGTCCACAACCCTTCCTTTGATCGTCAGTTGACCAAGAGCAGGACAAGTTATCAGTAGTAGGAATCCAACAAGTAAAATATAATCGAGTTTCTTATTGTATATCATTCTTAAATCCTGCACCCGTATAAATATACAATTTGTAAACTGAGAATAAAACTTATAACAAAAAAATGCATGGTAGTGTACCATGCATTTCAATTTTTTCGATTTATTATAATCAAATAAGCTTTATCAAACAATCCGGATAAATACCTATCAAGACTGTTAACAAGACTGCAATAAGGAAAACAAAAGAATAATTAACAGGAATATTAACCTTTGAAGTTCCCGGCTCACTTTCTCTGAAATACATCGCTACGACCACACGCAGATAATAAAATACGCCAATCACAGCATTGACCGCTGCCAGAATCAACAGCACAATATGGTAATTGTTCATCGCTATGGTGAACATCATAAATTTACCTATAAAACCTGCTGTCAGAGGAATACCTGCCAGAGAAAGCATTGCCACTGTCACAACAAGTGCAAGCCAGGGATTACGTTTTGCAAGTCCGTTAAAGGCAGAAAAATTATCCGAACCCACCTCACGTTTTACAAGGATCAAAGCGCCGAAAGCAATAACTGTAGCTAAGGAATACGCTGTCGCATAAGCCAGAATTGCACTCGCCGATTGATTACCAATCGAAATAACAGCAAATAACATATAACCAGCATGCGCTATACTGGAATACGCAAGCATACGCTTAAACGAGTGCTGCATTAATGCTGAAATATTACCGATGAACAATGTTATAATAGCAATGGTTAGTAATATTGGTGTCCAGTATTCATTTAGTGGTACAAAAGCGGAACTAAAAAGACGCAGCATCCCGGCAAAAGAGGCGGCTTTGACAACCGTACTCATGTAGCTGGTAATCAGAATTGGAGCACCGTCATAGACATCAGGCGTCCAGAAATGAAAAGGAGCAGCCCCAACTTTAAAACATAATCCCACAATCAGAAATAAAATTCCGGCATAGAATAACGGAGAAATATCATGCGGATGAGCAATGACATAGCCTTTAATTACTTCCAGATCAAAAGAACCTGAAGCGCCATAAATAAGGGCGATCCCAAACAACAGAAATCCGGTGGAGAATGCACCCATAAGGAAATATTTCAAGGACGCTTCATTAGATGCAAAATCCTGCTTTCGGATACCTACAAGAATATATAAAGCTACCGACATAATTTCTATGCCTATAAAAAGCATCGCAAAGTTATGATAGGAATTAACTAATATAGCTCCAGTCAGGGAAAACAAAATTAAAGCATAATATTCTGCAACATGTTCACTAATTGACCAAAAATATTCTTTGGATAGTAACAGAACCAATGCTGTAATAAGAATAGAAAGCACAGAGAAACCTATTGCGAAGTGATCAAATATAATCATCCCGCTATAAAGAGGTTCAGCAACTTTGTTCCAATCCAATATTAGAAAAACCAATGCACCGGCCAATCCCAGCAGTGTAACAGGCAATAAGGCATTTTTAGCCTTATACAGTCCCATGTATAATACTAATATTCCTAATAAAGACAGCGTAATAATCGCACCCATAAATAAATCGTTCTAATATTTTGTCGCTATAATTCTAAAATTTCACCTGCTGAAGCAATTGTTGTACAGAAGCTTCTGACAAGCCCAATAAACCATTTGGAGTAACACCGATATAGATAATGGCTACCACAACGATACTCAGTAATACTATTTCATGTCCGCTGATATCCGTAACATGACTATTTT
The Sphingobacterium spiritivorum genome window above contains:
- a CDS encoding DUF5686 and carboxypeptidase-like regulatory domain-containing protein; amino-acid sequence: MIYNKKLDYILLVGFLLLITCPALGQLTIKGRVVDKNTGHGIPRATIVLAPGNLGTSTDTSGNFAILANQNQTSIQFRAMGYTAVNLPITKDSLQQLNVELDYADNMLEMVTISKRSKSKKDDPALELIDLVIKHKKDNRLRSLNQVQFEEYEKVQFGLVDPRKAMEKRMGKLKFIFKNLDTASIKGKALLPMYMEENLSDVYSQTDPSKYKKLIKSHKKTEFDPRYINNANIQQYLNYQFRPVDIYDPSIFIINKLFLSPIADEAKLFYRFYIQDTIQTVDGTFVELAFEPKNKQDLLFSGTLQVTTDGRYAVRQAELAVGKEANLNWINDILISLHYDPNADGFMFLRKSDLLILFGGRKDDALFGRRVAFNSKWDFKSQIPAKIFEGAPTEMLASASQDTAILERQRPIPLNKIEQTVYSNTDSLNNMKSFKRLMAIGYLLAQGFHNAGPVEFGPLEYTYSFNEVEGNRIRFGGRTTGQLSEKVYLEGYLAYGVKDRKMKYYLRSAFSLNNKSVTTFPAHYIEGTVQHDVMEPGRGIGFKKGDSFFASFSGTKPEKFLFNDAYKLNHVWEFGNHISVSTGFTYFRRETAGTLVFNKTGIHAGETLPRIVTNDVEMQLRWAPNENFYYRNLTRTPIIDKYPVFTLQYNQGVKGFLGGEYNYSALRFAVSKRLFLNQLGTADLTAGVGKIWGTLPYPLLEIPNVQIEQDRHTVDYFMMNSMEFAADRYVKFAIDHRLQGFLLNKIPLIKKLKWRELWRLRMFYGDLSPHNNPYISNEVVYFDKDDDGRIVTRTIDQTPYMEATVGVENVFRFFTVEYVKRLSYREYDNVRREKVRLTVHFNF
- a CDS encoding NADH-quinone oxidoreductase subunit N, which codes for MGAIITLSLLGILVLYMGLYKAKNALLPVTLLGLAGALVFLILDWNKVAEPLYSGMIIFDHFAIGFSVLSILITALVLLLSKEYFWSISEHVAEYYALILFSLTGAILVNSYHNFAMLFIGIEIMSVALYILVGIRKQDFASNEASLKYFLMGAFSTGFLLFGIALIYGASGSFDLEVIKGYVIAHPHDISPLFYAGILFLIVGLCFKVGAAPFHFWTPDVYDGAPILITSYMSTVVKAASFAGMLRLFSSAFVPLNEYWTPILLTIAIITLFIGNISALMQHSFKRMLAYSSIAHAGYMLFAVISIGNQSASAILAYATAYSLATVIAFGALILVKREVGSDNFSAFNGLAKRNPWLALVVTVAMLSLAGIPLTAGFIGKFMMFTIAMNNYHIVLLILAAVNAVIGVFYYLRVVVAMYFRESEPGTSKVNIPVNYSFVFLIAVLLTVLIGIYPDCLIKLI